A genomic window from Bdellovibrio sp. SKB1291214 includes:
- the maiA gene encoding maleylacetoacetate isomerase yields the protein MSSFVLYNYFRSSTSFRARVALHLKNIPFDYKPINLLKDEQHSAEYRKLNPLGGIPTLIHDGKIIPDSMAILEYIEEIQPSPSFFPKDHYLRARVRQVCEIVNASMHPYGNLKVLKHLGEAHSYSQEQKEQWVQKWVTQGLEALEKTLPEFAGKYCFGDQVTMADIVLYPQIITCQRFNVDLSKYPTVMKIFGNLDQHPMFMKAHFSRQIDTPQDLRKP from the coding sequence ATGTCCTCATTCGTACTTTACAACTATTTTCGAAGCTCTACATCCTTCCGTGCACGTGTGGCTCTTCACTTGAAAAACATCCCGTTCGACTACAAACCGATAAATCTTCTGAAAGACGAGCAGCACTCCGCAGAGTATCGCAAACTGAATCCGCTGGGTGGTATTCCGACATTGATTCATGATGGAAAAATCATTCCTGATTCAATGGCAATCCTTGAATACATCGAAGAGATCCAACCTTCTCCCTCTTTTTTCCCAAAGGACCACTACCTAAGAGCTCGAGTTCGCCAGGTCTGTGAGATCGTTAACGCCTCTATGCATCCGTATGGAAACTTGAAGGTGTTGAAACACTTGGGCGAAGCCCATAGCTATTCTCAAGAGCAAAAAGAGCAATGGGTGCAAAAATGGGTCACCCAAGGTTTGGAAGCTTTGGAAAAAACTTTGCCGGAGTTCGCCGGCAAGTATTGCTTTGGCGATCAGGTAACAATGGCCGATATCGTACTTTATCCACAGATCATCACTTGCCAACGCTTTAATGTTGATCTTTCAAAGTATCCGACTGTTATGAAGATTTTCGGGAATCTGGATCAGCATCCGATGTTCATGAAAGCTCATTTCAGCCGTCAAATCGATACACCCCAAGATTTAAGAAAGCCTTAG
- the cyoE gene encoding heme o synthase, producing the protein MLKTYADLTKFGIVVFSVLAGLAGYATGFQSENPFDWKIFLETLLGIYFLSSGSLALNQVQDWKLDALMPRTKNRPIPAGRLKPAAAGILSFFFLFVGLQLLFTVQPVAGWVGLICVVFYNGPYTLYLKKKWAYGAVPGALPGALPVTIGYAAANPDIFNSESIYLFLIMFIWQMPHFWVLAIRYKDDYAAGGIPVLPVARGNEKTLEQIALWTFAYVGVALAAPLFVHASWLYILLTFPFVFKVMQELYRYYKSKGTERWLAFFMWLNVSMLIFIIIPVIDKWHFLITENR; encoded by the coding sequence GTGTTAAAGACATACGCGGATCTTACTAAGTTTGGCATAGTCGTCTTTTCTGTATTGGCAGGATTGGCCGGCTATGCCACTGGTTTTCAGAGTGAAAACCCCTTCGACTGGAAAATCTTCCTAGAAACTCTTCTTGGTATTTACTTTCTGAGCTCGGGCTCTTTGGCCTTGAACCAAGTTCAAGACTGGAAGCTTGATGCCCTTATGCCTCGTACAAAAAACCGTCCCATTCCTGCAGGTCGTTTAAAGCCAGCGGCGGCGGGTATTTTGTCTTTCTTTTTCTTGTTTGTCGGTTTGCAATTGTTGTTCACAGTGCAACCCGTGGCAGGATGGGTTGGCCTGATCTGCGTCGTTTTCTATAACGGCCCCTACACTTTATATCTGAAAAAAAAATGGGCGTATGGCGCTGTTCCCGGGGCACTACCTGGTGCATTGCCTGTGACAATTGGTTATGCAGCAGCCAATCCTGATATCTTTAATTCTGAATCGATCTACTTGTTCCTGATCATGTTCATCTGGCAGATGCCGCACTTTTGGGTGTTGGCGATTCGTTATAAAGATGACTATGCCGCAGGAGGGATTCCAGTTCTTCCAGTGGCTCGCGGAAATGAAAAGACTTTAGAACAAATCGCTCTTTGGACATTTGCATATGTGGGTGTCGCATTGGCTGCGCCGTTGTTCGTTCATGCAAGCTGGCTTTATATCCTTCTGACTTTTCCATTCGTATTCAAAGTTATGCAGGAACTTTACCGTTACTATAAATCAAAAGGTACGGAGCGCTGGTTGGCGTTTTTCATGTGGCTCAATGTCAGTATGCTGATTTTCATCATCATCCCAGTTATCGACAAGTGGCACTTTCTAATCACTGAAAATCGATAG
- the ctaD gene encoding cytochrome c oxidase subunit I has translation MGAHSSSAHGADYINCEKGLWSWLTTVDHKRIGLMYMIAVMFFFFVGGVMALLLRLELFAPNVVAGAGQVLKNGDVYNQVLTYHGAIMVFMVIVPGIPAILGNFFLPIHLGAADVAFPKINLASWYVFMIGALMAVATFFTTKIDTGWTFYTPYSIRTGTATVLMVVAAFVMGMSSIMTGLNFIVTVHKLRAPGMTMHRMPLFVWALYSTAILQMLATPVLGITLMLLAAEKIFGVGIFDPALGGDPVLFQHFFWFYSHPAVYIMILPAMGVISEVIATFSRKVIFGYTAIAYSSLGIAAVSFFVWGHHMFVSGQSATAGILFSFITMLVGVPTAIKMFNWVATIYKGSVSFDSPMLFALGFLFLFAIGGVTGIMLATLPIDVHFHDTYFVVAHFHYVMVGGTLMALMGGFYYWFPKMFGKMFNEAAARMSFVFIFIGFNVTFFPQFILGAMGMPRRYFDYIPNYEQLNKISTVGSWLILTGFLIGLYVIVQGIRKGPKASANPWGSKTLEWQTSSPPPQFNFDVEPVVTAGPYEYR, from the coding sequence ATGGGTGCACATTCATCATCAGCTCACGGCGCAGACTATATTAATTGTGAAAAAGGCCTTTGGTCATGGTTAACAACGGTTGACCATAAACGTATCGGTCTTATGTACATGATCGCTGTTATGTTCTTTTTCTTTGTCGGCGGGGTTATGGCCTTGCTTCTTCGTTTGGAACTTTTCGCTCCGAATGTTGTTGCGGGTGCAGGACAAGTATTGAAAAACGGTGACGTTTACAATCAGGTCCTAACTTATCACGGCGCGATCATGGTCTTCATGGTTATCGTTCCTGGTATCCCAGCTATTCTTGGTAACTTCTTCTTGCCAATCCATTTGGGAGCAGCCGACGTTGCTTTCCCTAAGATCAACTTGGCAAGTTGGTACGTATTCATGATCGGTGCTTTGATGGCCGTTGCGACTTTCTTCACAACTAAAATCGACACTGGTTGGACGTTCTATACTCCGTACTCCATCCGTACTGGTACCGCGACTGTTCTAATGGTGGTCGCAGCCTTCGTAATGGGTATGTCTTCCATCATGACAGGTCTAAACTTCATCGTAACGGTTCACAAACTTAGAGCACCGGGTATGACAATGCACCGTATGCCTTTGTTCGTTTGGGCCCTTTACTCAACTGCGATTCTGCAAATGCTTGCGACTCCAGTTTTGGGTATTACTTTGATGTTGTTGGCTGCTGAGAAAATCTTTGGTGTTGGTATCTTCGATCCGGCACTTGGTGGTGACCCAGTATTGTTCCAACATTTCTTCTGGTTCTATTCGCATCCAGCGGTTTACATCATGATCCTTCCAGCAATGGGTGTGATCTCTGAAGTGATCGCCACCTTCTCTCGCAAAGTAATCTTCGGTTACACCGCGATTGCATACTCTTCTCTAGGTATCGCAGCGGTATCGTTCTTCGTTTGGGGACATCACATGTTCGTTTCTGGTCAATCAGCGACGGCAGGTATCTTGTTCTCGTTCATCACGATGCTGGTTGGGGTTCCAACAGCGATCAAGATGTTCAACTGGGTAGCGACAATTTATAAAGGTTCTGTGAGCTTCGACTCTCCCATGTTGTTCGCTCTTGGTTTCTTGTTCCTGTTCGCAATCGGTGGTGTGACGGGTATCATGCTTGCGACTCTTCCAATCGACGTTCACTTCCACGATACATACTTCGTGGTAGCCCATTTCCACTACGTGATGGTGGGTGGTACATTGATGGCATTGATGGGTGGCTTCTATTACTGGTTCCCAAAAATGTTCGGTAAAATGTTTAACGAAGCTGCGGCCCGCATGTCTTTCGTATTCATCTTTATCGGTTTCAACGTGACTTTCTTCCCTCAATTCATCTTGGGTGCGATGGGTATGCCACGTCGTTATTTCGACTACATCCCGAACTATGAACAGTTGAACAAAATTTCTACTGTTGGTTCTTGGTTGATCCTAACTGGTTTCTTGATCGGTCTTTATGTGATCGTACAAGGTATCAGGAAAGGTCCGAAAGCTTCTGCAAACCCATGGGGTTCAAAAACTCTTGAGTGGCAGACGTCTTCTCCACCTCCACAATTTAACTTCGATGTTGAACCAGTAGTAACAGCGGGGCCTTATGAGTACAGATAA
- the coxB gene encoding cytochrome c oxidase subunit II has translation MMWFNIAKAQSFMPTQGTEIAKQVDNLYGFLLITSFIACVLVIGGMIYFVLKYKRKSENDKTAYISHSTVLEFLWSFIPLVIFLAVFAWGWYIYHGMRTMPKDALEINVLGKQWAWEIEYKNGFKAVNELVVPVNTDVKLLLTSQDVIHSFFIPSFRIKQDAVPGRYTALWFRAEKMGEFHVFCAEYCGTTHSGMIGKVRVVTRAEFDKYMEEGQEEGQLPIAERGKKLFALKACASCHAVDNPAAKVGPSLFQVFGHEVELDGGGKVTADENYIRESILQPNAKIVKGFPKGVMPTFQGQINENELNALIEYVKSLK, from the coding sequence ATGATGTGGTTTAATATTGCGAAGGCCCAATCCTTCATGCCAACGCAAGGAACCGAGATTGCCAAGCAGGTGGACAATCTTTACGGATTCTTGCTGATTACAAGTTTCATCGCCTGCGTGCTGGTTATCGGCGGGATGATTTATTTTGTACTTAAGTACAAACGTAAATCTGAAAACGACAAAACAGCATACATCTCTCACAGCACAGTGTTGGAGTTCTTGTGGTCATTTATTCCACTTGTGATCTTCCTAGCGGTGTTCGCATGGGGTTGGTACATCTATCACGGCATGAGAACTATGCCGAAAGATGCTCTTGAAATTAACGTCCTTGGTAAACAGTGGGCATGGGAGATCGAGTACAAAAACGGTTTTAAAGCCGTGAATGAACTTGTCGTTCCAGTGAACACTGATGTGAAGTTGCTTTTGACTTCTCAAGACGTGATCCACTCTTTCTTCATTCCATCTTTCCGTATCAAGCAAGACGCCGTTCCGGGTCGTTACACAGCATTGTGGTTCCGCGCAGAAAAAATGGGCGAATTCCACGTATTCTGTGCTGAGTACTGCGGTACTACTCACTCCGGTATGATCGGTAAAGTACGTGTTGTGACTCGTGCTGAATTCGACAAATACATGGAAGAGGGCCAAGAAGAAGGCCAATTGCCAATTGCTGAACGTGGTAAAAAACTTTTCGCGTTGAAAGCGTGCGCATCTTGCCACGCTGTCGACAATCCTGCCGCAAAAGTTGGTCCATCATTGTTCCAAGTATTCGGTCACGAAGTTGAATTGGATGGCGGCGGTAAAGTTACTGCGGATGAAAACTACATCCGTGAATCTATCCTTCAACCAAATGCAAAAATCGTAAAAGGTTTCCCTAAAGGCGTTATGCCAACGTTCCAGGGTCAGATTAACGAAAACGAGCTTAACGCACTTATCGAGTACGTTAAGAGCTTGAAATAA
- a CDS encoding cytochrome C oxidase subunit IV family protein has product MAAANNHKHDPNVLHPHISPTSMYLKIAGALFGLTILTVVAHQFHEVLGVLASPIAFLIAAVKATLVLLYFMHLKDDNNMNRVIFASGFFFLLVLLFFSVIDIVTRVAEVSPL; this is encoded by the coding sequence ATGGCAGCAGCAAATAATCACAAACACGATCCTAACGTTCTTCATCCACATATCTCTCCAACTTCAATGTACTTGAAGATTGCAGGGGCTTTGTTTGGTCTAACTATCTTGACGGTAGTAGCCCACCAATTCCACGAGGTATTGGGTGTATTGGCGTCTCCAATCGCATTTTTGATCGCGGCAGTTAAGGCGACTCTGGTTTTGTTGTACTTCATGCACTTGAAGGACGATAACAACATGAATCGCGTGATCTTCGCGTCTGGCTTCTTTTTCTTGCTAGTTCTTCTGTTCTTTAGCGTTATCGATATCGTTACGCGTGTTGCAGAAGTGAGTCCGCTCTAA
- a CDS encoding SCO family protein, producing MLKSHFVLKAKTMGMVLTGTVLVLFSAPKTFAYNGPEAGMAANDKARELQGVGIDEKLGHKLDLGMTFKDETGKDVALRDYFDGKHPIILSPVYFKCPGLCNFHLNGLTDALKVMEKNWTVGDKFKVVAISFDSKETPEDAATKKALYMKMYDRAGSEGGWHFLTGNDQQVRALTESIGFKFRWDETQKEWAHASAAVVVSPDGTVSRYLPGIMFNQQDIKLALNEATEGKIGSFVDSLVLYCFKYDPHKSKYSLAAVSVMKLGGGVMVLVMVLWLLPLYIRSRRAKKNVAGR from the coding sequence ATGTTGAAAAGTCATTTTGTTTTGAAAGCAAAAACAATGGGAATGGTTCTAACTGGAACCGTTCTCGTTTTGTTTTCAGCACCAAAGACTTTTGCCTACAATGGCCCTGAAGCAGGGATGGCTGCGAACGATAAAGCTCGCGAACTTCAGGGTGTTGGGATTGATGAAAAGTTGGGTCACAAACTCGACTTGGGAATGACTTTTAAGGATGAAACGGGCAAGGACGTCGCACTTCGCGATTACTTTGACGGAAAACATCCCATCATTCTTTCGCCTGTGTATTTTAAATGTCCGGGCTTGTGCAACTTTCACCTTAACGGTCTGACAGATGCACTTAAAGTGATGGAAAAAAATTGGACTGTGGGCGACAAGTTTAAAGTTGTCGCGATCAGTTTTGACTCGAAAGAAACACCTGAGGACGCCGCTACGAAAAAGGCGTTGTACATGAAGATGTACGATCGCGCGGGATCTGAAGGCGGTTGGCACTTTTTGACTGGTAACGACCAGCAAGTAAGAGCTTTGACAGAGTCTATTGGTTTTAAGTTCAGATGGGATGAAACTCAAAAGGAGTGGGCACATGCTTCAGCAGCAGTTGTCGTTTCTCCTGATGGCACGGTTTCACGCTATCTTCCTGGGATTATGTTTAATCAGCAGGATATTAAATTGGCGTTGAACGAAGCGACCGAAGGAAAAATCGGATCGTTCGTAGATAGCCTAGTGCTGTATTGTTTTAAATACGACCCACACAAGAGCAAGTACTCCCTTGCTGCAGTTTCGGTGATGAAGCTGGGCGGAGGAGTGATGGTTCTTGTGATGGTTTTATGGTTATTGCCGCTTTATATTCGCTCCCGCAGAGCGAAGAAGAATGTGGCGGGGAGATAA
- a CDS encoding outer membrane beta-barrel protein produces the protein MKKLALSLLVASGLFSSAAFADLNYGVELGVRSQSGDTDTAVASTDSKTAMQFGVFGIMPISGAWNLRTGLLYTQRPLIVKSAGLENNIDMNYVDIPLNIMYKFEDYAGVYLGVNLGINMDKKCSLAGCTMSDVTSPLIPLTVGAAFKFAPNFGVNFYFESASGKVVTVNNSDLKNYRAIGANLILTFD, from the coding sequence ATGAAAAAACTGGCACTGTCATTACTTGTTGCTTCTGGTCTTTTCTCTTCTGCAGCTTTTGCGGATCTAAATTATGGCGTTGAACTGGGTGTACGCAGTCAATCAGGTGATACGGATACTGCAGTTGCATCGACGGATTCTAAAACTGCTATGCAGTTTGGTGTTTTTGGTATCATGCCTATCAGTGGCGCTTGGAATTTGCGCACTGGCCTTTTGTATACTCAACGTCCGTTGATTGTGAAATCCGCAGGTCTTGAAAATAATATCGACATGAACTACGTCGATATTCCACTGAACATCATGTACAAGTTCGAAGACTATGCCGGCGTTTACCTAGGTGTGAACCTGGGCATAAACATGGATAAAAAATGCAGCCTCGCTGGTTGCACGATGAGTGATGTAACTTCTCCGTTGATTCCACTGACAGTCGGTGCGGCATTCAAATTCGCGCCTAATTTTGGAGTGAATTTTTACTTTGAAAGTGCATCTGGAAAAGTTGTTACAGTTAACAATTCTGATCTGAAAAACTACCGCGCCATTGGCGCAAATTTGATTCTGACTTTTGACTAA
- a CDS encoding Ig-like domain-containing protein, with product MVFIGITTYLARWLGRMALPAFALLALAACSDANVKVSMLSSTLGGIVAVSISSNAGTNTNQNAIPIQIQFSEDIQGLSLSDFEVTNGTLSSLTGSASTYTAIVTPTSNGPISIKLKSSEVSVPKNLPGQSPGGSTFKKKASGDALGITFDNVPPTVQMRVVGNTLTNQTTSIVSLVFSEDVEGLSLSDFTVSNSGSVTAITGSGKSYSVSLLTAAAGTYELTLLPNSVKDKGGNDLVQGANVSVTYDPTVPVPALSSSTSSVTNSSAISVIINFNGINVTGLELSDFTATNAVISGLSGAGSVYSVTLTPSSDGVASLVLNAGKVTNAAGTVNVVSNTLSFNVDRIAPVINLGAANTSLGSASTKFTWPLTYSDAAVVTLNSANIVLTGATTNCVTEIIPQNALSYVVSVSGCSGNGNLTMSVVSGTASDAAGNMAPAAGPTNAVTLNNTVFTASFTKSNDVVNEGNAANTQSFTVTLDQVPTIDVTLKYAVLSPQTTALTTDFNLTNGTLVIPANQQTATISYQYNGNNIVDGSKVIQVGLIGGVSASGKAVNYGTQSWRRLVQDDDQATSFVKVATALNHSCGILSGGILKCWGGNENGQIGDGTTTRRLLPTIVDSGVTYSDISTGGNHSCGITTSGILKCWGYNYYGQLGDGTSLNKRVSPVVIDSGTLYSEVSVGSSHTCAVTTVGVLKCWGLNSSGQLGNGTKVDATSPTIIESGVFYGHVGSGNSHSCGITTLGVLKCWGNNIYGQLGDGTTTDRLIPTIIDSGTVTRVVASTQNTCSINSSGILKCWGANGYGQLGDGTTTNKASPTVVDSANSYTSVSSGWAHVCGVTTPGEIKCWGFNSYGQLGLGHTVNKTTPSSVESGTAYSFVSGREYHSCGITNSGVLKCWGFNSFGQLGDGNELRKLTPAVVDMVSTYSLVKAYNHTCAISSIGALKCWGDNSYNQIADGSTSPRTSPVVVEEGVTYNQIATSVSQTCGITNKGVLKCRGTNMLGSMGLGSSVSSTRYPVSVVDPGVSYDQLTMGLYHVCGITSAGVLKCWGANSSGQVGNGTNTDQNLPVVIDSGVSYSKISAGSVHTCGITTSGILKCWGSNLTGRLGDGTAVDRNLPVVIDSGVSYSFIGNGIAHSCAITTGNVLKCWGNNSYSQLGNGGTTELLVPTVIDTGVSYGSVFGGSSMTCAITTAGALKCWGTPNEGAIGDGSTGVRNTPTIVDSGTAYMNAAISTSFACGITSAGVLKCWGLDSKGQLGMGNSSYFPAPVAPN from the coding sequence ATGGTTTTTATTGGAATCACTACTTATTTAGCACGTTGGCTGGGGCGAATGGCTTTACCAGCTTTCGCACTGCTGGCCCTTGCAGCTTGCAGTGATGCTAATGTTAAAGTGAGCATGTTAAGTTCCACTCTTGGTGGCATTGTTGCGGTATCTATTTCTTCTAATGCGGGAACTAACACCAATCAAAATGCCATTCCCATTCAAATTCAATTTTCGGAAGACATTCAGGGATTGTCGCTTTCTGACTTTGAAGTGACGAACGGAACTCTTTCAAGTTTAACGGGATCTGCTAGCACTTACACGGCTATCGTTACTCCAACCTCCAATGGGCCGATTTCGATCAAGCTAAAATCTTCTGAAGTCAGTGTTCCGAAGAATCTTCCGGGCCAATCACCGGGTGGTTCTACTTTCAAAAAGAAAGCATCGGGCGATGCGCTGGGAATTACGTTTGATAATGTGCCCCCAACTGTACAGATGCGCGTGGTGGGAAATACTCTGACTAATCAAACGACGTCGATAGTGTCGTTGGTGTTCTCGGAAGATGTTGAAGGTTTGAGTTTATCTGACTTTACAGTTTCGAATAGTGGCTCTGTGACTGCAATCACAGGAAGTGGGAAGTCCTACAGCGTCAGCTTATTAACAGCGGCGGCGGGCACTTATGAACTGACCTTGCTGCCAAATTCAGTGAAGGATAAAGGCGGGAATGACTTGGTTCAAGGTGCCAACGTTTCAGTAACTTATGATCCGACAGTTCCAGTGCCGGCGTTAAGCTCTTCCACTTCGAGCGTAACAAACTCAAGCGCGATATCCGTGATCATAAATTTCAACGGCATCAATGTGACGGGACTTGAGCTTTCTGATTTTACTGCGACCAATGCTGTGATCAGCGGTTTGTCTGGGGCTGGTTCAGTTTATTCCGTAACTTTAACTCCCAGTTCAGATGGAGTGGCTTCGTTAGTTTTGAACGCGGGGAAAGTTACCAACGCTGCAGGCACAGTAAATGTGGTGTCGAATACTTTGAGTTTTAATGTCGATCGAATAGCTCCGGTCATAAATCTGGGCGCTGCGAATACTAGTTTAGGATCCGCTTCGACAAAGTTTACTTGGCCACTGACATACAGTGATGCTGCTGTAGTGACGTTAAATTCTGCAAACATCGTCTTGACCGGGGCAACGACAAACTGTGTGACCGAAATTATTCCGCAGAATGCTTTGTCGTATGTTGTCAGCGTGAGTGGTTGTTCGGGGAATGGAAATCTAACGATGAGTGTGGTCAGCGGGACCGCATCGGATGCCGCCGGCAATATGGCACCTGCTGCAGGTCCTACGAATGCGGTTACCTTGAACAACACGGTCTTTACAGCCTCATTTACGAAATCAAATGACGTGGTGAACGAGGGCAATGCTGCTAACACGCAAAGCTTTACAGTGACCCTTGATCAAGTTCCGACGATAGATGTGACTTTGAAATATGCAGTGTTATCGCCTCAAACAACAGCTTTAACAACGGATTTCAATTTAACGAATGGCACTCTTGTTATTCCAGCAAATCAGCAAACGGCTACGATCTCTTATCAGTATAACGGTAACAATATCGTCGATGGCTCTAAAGTGATTCAAGTCGGGTTGATTGGGGGAGTTTCAGCTTCTGGCAAAGCTGTAAATTATGGGACTCAATCCTGGCGCAGACTAGTTCAGGACGATGATCAAGCGACGTCCTTTGTGAAAGTTGCAACAGCTCTAAACCACAGTTGCGGGATTCTTTCCGGCGGTATTCTGAAGTGTTGGGGTGGAAATGAGAACGGCCAAATTGGTGATGGTACAACAACTAGAAGGCTGCTGCCCACGATCGTCGATAGTGGTGTGACGTATTCTGATATTTCAACTGGCGGAAATCACTCTTGCGGTATTACGACTTCAGGTATTTTGAAGTGCTGGGGATATAACTATTACGGACAGCTGGGGGACGGCACAAGTTTAAATAAGCGTGTCTCACCGGTTGTTATTGACTCAGGAACTCTTTATTCGGAAGTTTCTGTAGGTTCTTCTCATACATGTGCTGTCACAACAGTCGGCGTATTGAAGTGTTGGGGATTGAATTCGAGCGGTCAGCTTGGCAATGGAACAAAGGTCGATGCGACGTCGCCAACGATTATCGAGTCGGGCGTGTTTTACGGTCATGTGGGCTCGGGAAATTCTCACTCCTGCGGAATTACCACACTTGGAGTTCTAAAGTGTTGGGGTAATAACATTTATGGACAGCTTGGAGATGGAACAACTACTGACAGACTGATTCCTACTATCATCGATAGTGGAACTGTTACGCGAGTCGTGGCTTCGACACAAAACACATGTTCAATAAACTCTTCTGGCATTCTGAAGTGCTGGGGAGCTAATGGTTACGGTCAGCTTGGCGATGGAACTACGACGAACAAAGCATCGCCGACAGTTGTTGACTCGGCAAACTCGTACACAAGTGTAAGTTCAGGTTGGGCACATGTTTGTGGGGTTACAACTCCTGGAGAAATCAAGTGCTGGGGGTTTAATTCCTATGGGCAACTGGGACTTGGTCATACAGTGAATAAAACCACGCCGAGTTCTGTCGAAAGCGGGACTGCTTATTCTTTCGTATCTGGTAGAGAGTATCACTCCTGCGGGATCACGAATTCTGGTGTTTTAAAATGTTGGGGATTCAATTCCTTCGGTCAACTAGGGGATGGAAACGAGCTCAGAAAGTTAACACCTGCAGTGGTTGATATGGTTTCAACATACTCCTTAGTTAAAGCTTACAATCATACCTGTGCCATCAGTTCGATAGGTGCACTGAAATGCTGGGGTGATAATTCGTATAATCAAATTGCCGATGGCAGTACTAGTCCCAGAACATCTCCGGTAGTCGTGGAAGAGGGTGTCACATATAATCAGATTGCGACATCTGTGTCGCAGACTTGCGGTATCACGAATAAAGGTGTGTTGAAGTGCCGGGGAACAAATATGTTGGGTTCTATGGGCCTAGGTTCCAGTGTCAGCAGTACTCGCTATCCAGTTAGTGTTGTTGATCCCGGCGTTTCTTATGATCAACTCACGATGGGTCTGTACCACGTTTGCGGAATTACTTCGGCGGGAGTTTTGAAATGCTGGGGTGCGAATTCGTCAGGACAAGTGGGTAATGGAACGAACACGGATCAAAATTTACCGGTGGTTATTGATAGTGGCGTCAGCTATTCAAAGATTTCTGCAGGCTCCGTTCATACATGCGGTATTACAACGAGTGGCATTTTAAAATGTTGGGGCAGCAACCTTACGGGCCGGCTTGGCGATGGGACTGCAGTCGATAGAAATCTGCCGGTAGTCATTGATTCAGGAGTAAGCTACTCGTTTATTGGAAATGGAATTGCCCATTCCTGCGCAATCACGACGGGCAACGTGCTTAAATGCTGGGGAAATAATTCATATTCTCAGTTAGGTAATGGTGGCACGACAGAACTGTTAGTTCCGACCGTCATTGATACAGGAGTTTCATACGGCTCCGTATTCGGTGGTTCGTCAATGACTTGTGCAATTACGACGGCTGGAGCCCTGAAATGTTGGGGGACACCGAACGAAGGTGCAATCGGTGATGGATCGACAGGGGTTCGAAATACGCCGACAATTGTTGATAGTGGAACTGCATATATGAATGCAGCGATTTCGACGTCATTCGCTTGCGGTATCACTTCTGCTGGAGTTCTTAAATGCTGGGGTCTTGATAGCAAGGGGCAGCTTGGTATGGGTAACTCAAGCTACTTTCCTGCACCTGTTGCGCCGAACTAA
- a CDS encoding cytochrome c oxidase subunit 3 family protein: MSTDNVAHPHAAHVSHHFKDATQQYDSGKQGIWLFMVTEILMFGALLVGYGIFHVIYPEMFAEGAKQLDWKLGFINTLVLIFSSFTMAISIQLIQRNETKKAALALATTILCGAIFMVIKYFEWTHKFHLGFYPGRFLDMAKTGAEHANLGMYFGFYFCMTGLHGLHVLIGMGCIAWLLIRTMRGEFHSQYWLPVEGVGIFWHIVDLIWIFLFPLLYLVG; this comes from the coding sequence ATGAGTACAGATAACGTAGCACACCCACACGCAGCACACGTGTCGCATCACTTTAAAGATGCGACTCAACAGTACGATAGCGGCAAGCAAGGTATTTGGTTGTTCATGGTGACCGAGATCCTTATGTTCGGTGCCCTTTTGGTTGGCTATGGTATCTTCCACGTTATCTATCCAGAGATGTTCGCTGAAGGCGCAAAACAGTTGGATTGGAAGCTAGGTTTCATCAATACTCTAGTTCTTATCTTCTCCTCCTTCACGATGGCGATCTCGATCCAGCTGATCCAACGTAACGAAACAAAGAAAGCGGCTCTTGCTTTGGCGACGACGATTCTTTGTGGTGCGATCTTCATGGTGATCAAATACTTCGAGTGGACACATAAATTCCATTTGGGCTTCTATCCAGGTCGTTTCTTGGATATGGCAAAAACGGGTGCAGAGCACGCGAACCTTGGTATGTACTTCGGTTTCTATTTCTGCATGACAGGTCTGCACGGTCTTCACGTGTTGATTGGTATGGGTTGTATCGCTTGGTTGTTGATCAGAACTATGCGCGGTGAGTTCCACTCCCAATACTGGTTGCCAGTTGAGGGTGTAGGTATTTTCTGGCACATCGTCGACTTGATCTGGATCTTCCTATTCCCTCTTCTTTATCTGGTGGGTTAA